From Gaiellales bacterium, the proteins below share one genomic window:
- a CDS encoding SRPBCC family protein gives MAVNSIVIEAPPEAVYEVLGDGHEYAAWVVGAHHSGPVDGRWPEPGSTLVHRSGVPPLTLQDTTSVVSADPPSRIRLEARVRPLLVATVDITVQPHADGSMVTMEERVVGGLARHVPAGLHHAVLRRRNTTSLARLRAIVLSRAATADGGAPAAER, from the coding sequence ATGGCCGTCAACAGCATCGTCATCGAGGCGCCTCCCGAGGCGGTGTACGAGGTGCTCGGCGACGGCCACGAGTACGCCGCGTGGGTGGTCGGCGCGCACCACAGCGGGCCGGTCGACGGGCGATGGCCCGAGCCGGGCTCGACGCTCGTGCACCGCTCGGGCGTGCCGCCGCTGACCCTGCAGGACACGACCTCGGTCGTCTCGGCCGACCCGCCGAGCCGGATACGGCTCGAGGCGCGCGTCCGTCCCCTGCTCGTCGCGACGGTCGACATCACCGTGCAGCCGCACGCCGACGGCTCGATGGTGACCATGGAGGAGCGCGTGGTCGGCGGGCTGGCCCGGCACGTGCCCGCCGGGCTCCATCACGCCGTCCTCCGGCGACGCAACACGACGTCGCTCGCGCGCCTGCGCGCGATCGTGCTCTCGCGGGCCGCGACCGCAGACGGCGGCGCGCCCGCCGCCGAACGCTGA